One genomic segment of Amycolatopsis granulosa includes these proteins:
- a CDS encoding DUF2293 domain-containing protein has translation MAGKLNSRVAAVAASVLAQRKYVAPVDVFAGLGWVRAARIEEWRRGRFSPLTEALPGDAARIGEALRCLRAWARENGLTPADTAYTAATRERGDLRFTGDDALDRLCRTHWLAPDLSEKQRARLTERQNKAPDLAVNPADKAWTCAGCGAAGRAGDLLLAEGPLCLTCADFDHLVLLPAGNAALSRRARQESTLCVLVQHFNRRRKRYERQGILVEEAALDRAEQRCLADEDARARRRDRDAQRRAAQDVDFQAAFADTIRRLYPGCPPDRAQAIAGHAGTRGSGRVGRSAAGRALGEEAVRLAVIASIRHLNTDYDRLLMDGVPRAEARERIRPALDRVLRSWEERAQPCAM, from the coding sequence ATGGCCGGGAAACTGAACAGCCGCGTCGCCGCGGTGGCGGCTTCGGTGCTCGCACAGCGCAAGTACGTTGCTCCGGTCGACGTGTTCGCCGGGCTCGGCTGGGTGCGCGCGGCACGGATCGAGGAGTGGCGCCGGGGCCGGTTCAGCCCGCTCACCGAGGCGCTCCCCGGCGACGCGGCGCGCATCGGCGAGGCTCTCCGCTGCCTCCGTGCGTGGGCGCGCGAGAACGGGCTGACCCCGGCCGACACCGCGTACACCGCGGCCACCCGGGAGCGGGGCGACCTGCGTTTCACCGGTGACGACGCGCTGGACCGGCTCTGCCGCACGCACTGGCTGGCGCCGGACCTCTCCGAGAAGCAGCGGGCCCGCCTGACCGAGCGGCAGAACAAGGCGCCCGACCTGGCGGTGAACCCCGCCGACAAGGCGTGGACGTGCGCCGGGTGCGGTGCGGCGGGCCGGGCGGGCGACCTCCTGCTCGCCGAGGGCCCGCTCTGCCTCACCTGCGCCGACTTCGACCACCTGGTCCTGCTGCCCGCCGGGAACGCCGCCCTGTCGCGCCGCGCCAGGCAGGAAAGCACTCTCTGCGTGCTGGTCCAGCACTTCAACCGGCGGCGCAAACGCTACGAGCGCCAGGGGATCCTCGTCGAGGAAGCCGCCCTCGACCGGGCCGAACAGCGGTGTCTCGCCGACGAGGACGCCCGCGCCCGAAGGCGGGACCGCGACGCGCAGCGGCGCGCCGCCCAGGACGTGGACTTCCAGGCGGCGTTCGCGGACACCATCCGCCGGCTCTACCCGGGCTGCCCGCCGGACCGGGCACAGGCGATCGCCGGGCACGCCGGAACCCGCGGCAGCGGACGGGTGGGACGGTCGGCCGCCGGGCGGGCGCTCGGCGAGGAGGCGGTGCGGCTCGCGGTGATCGCCTCGATCCGGCACCTGAACACCGACTACGACCGGTTGCTCATGGACGGCGTGCCCCGCGCGGAAGCCCGCGAACGCATCCGTCCCGCCCTCGACCGGGTCCTCCGGAGCTGGGAGGAGCGCGCTCAGCCTTGCGCGATGTAG
- a CDS encoding DUF4192 domain-containing protein codes for MTSTTTTTGTDGRIVVRISDPGELVAAVPHLLSFRPGPSVILLNHSRGRERRIIPVIRADLPDEPHERDVVRGLVDRLLRHPGAGVTVVIVGSRPGHRAPPGQLPHQSLTQRLISALDEAGRPVDHALWVPEIRGGVPWTCYHEGCGAGVLPDDRETVMAATMATRGWVTHDSREQLVRQLDPDDPAAIDRRQRLLDEAVEALAGTGRSAEEERAGHLAVVRAALGRAVRGDFDLSDEDVVSLAMALSDLKVRDRCLTTAEPPGEAPAIAAERLWLELVRRTPPPERAEAALLLGYAAYRRGDCVLAGLAFGNALAAHPGHRLAELLQICLNRQLPPDALGRLSRAQEGNLMPTDPRCG; via the coding sequence ATGACTTCCACGACAACCACCACCGGCACGGACGGCCGCATCGTCGTCCGCATCTCTGACCCGGGTGAGCTCGTCGCGGCGGTGCCGCACCTGCTGTCGTTCCGGCCCGGTCCCTCCGTGATCCTCCTCAACCACAGCCGCGGCCGGGAACGCAGGATCATCCCGGTGATCCGCGCCGACCTGCCCGACGAACCCCACGAGCGCGACGTGGTTCGCGGGCTCGTGGACAGGCTGCTGCGACATCCCGGGGCGGGGGTGACCGTCGTCATCGTCGGCTCGCGCCCGGGGCACCGGGCACCGCCCGGCCAGTTGCCGCACCAGAGCCTGACCCAGCGGCTGATCAGTGCGCTGGACGAGGCCGGCCGGCCGGTCGACCACGCGTTGTGGGTGCCGGAGATCCGCGGCGGGGTGCCCTGGACGTGTTACCACGAAGGCTGCGGTGCGGGTGTGCTGCCGGACGACCGCGAGACCGTCATGGCGGCGACGATGGCGACGCGCGGCTGGGTGACCCACGACAGCCGGGAGCAGCTGGTGCGGCAGCTCGATCCGGACGACCCGGCCGCGATCGACCGGAGACAACGGCTGCTGGACGAGGCGGTGGAGGCACTGGCCGGTACGGGCCGGTCCGCCGAGGAGGAGCGTGCCGGGCACCTCGCCGTGGTGCGCGCTGCCCTGGGGCGGGCCGTCCGGGGAGACTTCGACCTGAGCGACGAGGACGTGGTGTCGCTGGCGATGGCCCTGTCGGACCTGAAGGTGCGTGACCGGTGCCTCACCACGGCCGAGCCGCCGGGCGAGGCACCGGCGATCGCCGCCGAGCGCCTGTGGCTGGAACTGGTGCGCCGCACGCCGCCCCCGGAACGCGCGGAGGCGGCCCTCCTGCTCGGCTACGCCGCCTACCGCCGCGGCGACTGCGTCCTGGCGGGCCTGGCGTTCGGCAACGCCCTCGCCGCCCACCCGGGTCACCGGCTCGCGGAGCTGCTCCAGATCTGCCTGAACCGCCAGCTCCCACCGGACGCGCTCGGCAGACTGAGCCGAGCCCAGGAAGGCAACCTCATGCCGACGGACCCCCGGTGCGGGTGA
- the galE gene encoding UDP-glucose 4-epimerase GalE, producing the protein MASDSSRLKLIVTGGAGYVGSVCTARLLEAGHEVVVVDDLSTGHADAVPDGARFVEGDAADATASLLGEGFDGVLHFAAKSLVGESMQDPAKYWHGNVITSIRLLDAMRAHGTPRLVFSSTAATYGEPERSPIPETAPTMPTNTYGASKLAIDHAITSYARAHGLAAVSLRYFNVAGAYGRYGERHTTETHLIPLVLQVATGQREQVGIFGEDYPTEDGTAVRDYIHVADLADAHLLALTHARAGEHRIYNLGNGTGFSVRQVIDACRAVTGHPIPAEVAPRRAGDPAILVAASDRAREELGWKPERADLHAIVSDAWRFTQERRGLEG; encoded by the coding sequence ATGGCTTCCGACTCCTCGCGCCTCAAGCTGATCGTCACGGGCGGTGCCGGTTACGTCGGCAGTGTCTGCACCGCCCGTCTGCTGGAAGCGGGGCACGAGGTCGTGGTGGTGGACGACCTGTCCACCGGCCACGCCGACGCCGTCCCCGACGGGGCACGCTTCGTCGAGGGCGACGCGGCCGACGCGACCGCGTCCCTGCTGGGCGAGGGCTTCGACGGCGTGCTGCACTTCGCGGCGAAATCCCTCGTCGGCGAGTCGATGCAGGACCCGGCCAAGTACTGGCACGGGAACGTGATCACCTCCATCCGGCTGCTCGATGCGATGCGCGCGCACGGCACGCCCCGGCTGGTGTTCTCCTCGACCGCGGCGACCTACGGCGAGCCGGAGCGCAGCCCGATCCCGGAGACCGCGCCGACGATGCCGACCAACACCTACGGTGCGTCCAAGCTCGCGATCGACCATGCGATCACCAGCTACGCGCGGGCGCACGGGCTGGCGGCCGTGAGCCTGCGGTACTTCAACGTGGCCGGCGCCTACGGCCGCTACGGGGAGCGGCACACCACCGAAACGCACCTCATCCCGCTGGTGTTGCAGGTCGCGACCGGGCAGCGCGAGCAGGTCGGCATCTTCGGCGAGGACTACCCCACCGAGGACGGTACGGCCGTCCGGGACTACATCCACGTCGCCGACCTCGCCGACGCCCACCTGCTCGCCCTGACCCACGCGCGGGCGGGCGAGCACCGCATCTACAACCTGGGCAACGGCACCGGGTTCTCGGTCCGTCAAGTCATCGACGCGTGCCGCGCCGTCACCGGTCACCCCATCCCCGCCGAGGTGGCCCCCCGCCGCGCCGGCGACCCCGCGATCCTCGTGGCCGCCAGCGACCGGGCCCGCGAGGAGCTCGGGTGGAAGCCCGAACGCGCCGACCTGCACGCCATCGTCAGCGACGCGTGGCGCTTCACCCAGGAACGGCGGGGCCTCGAGGGCTGA
- the galK gene encoding galactokinase: MSSARAAAAAFESVHGRSPAGVWSAPGRVNLIGEHTDYNDGFVLPFALPHRLAAAASPRSDQVLTVASLGSDGLIQHTEPVMIPELRPGGVPGWGAYPAGVAWVLREHGADRGADLVLAGDVPTGAGLSSSAALECAVALALLGLAGEEDPDLDRRSQIARWAQRAENDFVGAPTGVLDQTASLCCIDGHVLFLDVRSGEMEQVPFDAAAAGLRILAIDTRVKHAHSEGGYGERRKGTERAADLLGVKALRDVGPDDLAGALARLPGDLAPLVRHVVTENQRVLDVVALLRDGRIGDIGPLLSASHASMRDDYRISCPELDLAVDVAVESGALGARMTGGGFGGTAIALVPESLVDTVEAAVMAAFDRAGYRGPRAFVAVPSAGARRDEL; encoded by the coding sequence GTGAGCTCCGCGCGCGCGGCCGCGGCGGCGTTCGAGTCCGTGCACGGCCGGTCCCCGGCCGGGGTGTGGTCGGCGCCGGGCCGGGTCAACCTGATCGGCGAGCACACCGACTACAACGACGGCTTCGTGCTGCCGTTCGCCCTGCCGCACCGCCTGGCAGCCGCCGCGTCCCCGCGGTCCGACCAGGTGCTCACCGTCGCCTCCCTGGGCTCCGACGGCCTGATCCAGCACACCGAGCCGGTGATGATCCCCGAGCTGCGTCCCGGCGGCGTGCCGGGCTGGGGCGCCTATCCGGCCGGCGTCGCCTGGGTGCTCCGCGAGCACGGTGCCGATCGCGGCGCCGACCTGGTGCTGGCCGGTGACGTCCCCACCGGCGCCGGGCTGTCCTCGTCCGCCGCGCTGGAGTGCGCCGTGGCGCTGGCCCTGCTGGGGCTGGCCGGCGAGGAGGACCCTGACCTGGACCGCCGCTCCCAGATCGCCCGCTGGGCTCAGCGCGCCGAGAACGACTTCGTCGGTGCCCCCACCGGTGTGCTCGACCAGACGGCCTCGCTGTGCTGCATCGACGGTCACGTCCTGTTCCTCGACGTCCGGTCCGGTGAGATGGAGCAGGTCCCCTTCGACGCCGCCGCCGCGGGCCTGCGCATCCTGGCCATCGACACGCGCGTCAAACACGCCCACAGCGAAGGCGGCTACGGCGAGCGCCGCAAGGGCACCGAGCGCGCCGCGGACCTGCTCGGCGTGAAGGCGCTGCGGGACGTCGGACCGGACGACCTGGCCGGCGCGCTCGCCCGGTTGCCCGGTGACCTGGCCCCCCTCGTCCGCCACGTCGTCACCGAGAACCAGCGCGTGCTCGACGTCGTCGCCCTGCTCCGCGACGGCCGGATCGGCGACATCGGCCCCCTGCTGTCCGCCTCGCACGCGAGCATGCGCGACGACTACCGCATCTCCTGCCCCGAGCTGGATCTCGCGGTGGACGTGGCCGTCGAGTCCGGCGCCCTCGGCGCGCGGATGACCGGCGGCGGGTTCGGGGGCACCGCGATCGCGCTCGTGCCGGAGTCCCTTGTGGACACGGTCGAGGCGGCGGTCATGGCGGCGTTCGACCGTGCGGGCTACCGCGGACCGCGTGCGTTCGTGGCGGTCCCCTCCGCCGGCGCCCGGCGCGACGAGCTGTGA
- a CDS encoding iron dependent repressor, metal binding and dimerization domain protein, translating into MNDLIDTTEMYLKTIFELEEEGVVPLRARIAERLQQSGPTVSQTVARMERDGLVRVADDRHLQLTEHGREPATAVMRKHRLAERLLLDVIGLEWEHVHTEACHWEHVMSEAVERKLVRLLDHPTTSPYGNPIPGLDKLGEGGLPAPPAEADLVRLDDFARSGGGKAEIRRLAEHIQLDEKLMVDLKNAGIAPGSVVSVRRADGGGTAEVTGELGAVQVPMSVLHAVLAQAK; encoded by the coding sequence GTGAACGATCTCATCGACACCACAGAGATGTACTTGAAGACCATCTTCGAGCTCGAAGAGGAAGGTGTCGTACCGCTGCGCGCCCGCATCGCCGAGCGGCTGCAGCAGAGCGGTCCGACGGTCAGCCAGACCGTGGCCCGCATGGAACGCGACGGGCTGGTGCGCGTCGCCGACGACCGTCACCTGCAGCTCACCGAACACGGGCGGGAGCCCGCGACCGCCGTCATGCGCAAGCACCGCCTCGCGGAGCGGCTGCTGCTGGACGTGATCGGCCTGGAGTGGGAGCACGTGCACACCGAGGCGTGCCACTGGGAGCACGTGATGAGCGAGGCGGTGGAGCGCAAGCTCGTCCGGCTGCTGGACCACCCGACCACCTCGCCCTACGGCAACCCCATCCCCGGGCTCGACAAGCTCGGCGAGGGCGGGCTGCCCGCGCCGCCCGCCGAGGCGGACCTCGTGCGGCTGGACGACTTCGCGCGCTCCGGCGGCGGCAAGGCGGAGATCCGCCGGCTTGCCGAGCACATCCAGCTCGACGAGAAGCTGATGGTCGACCTGAAGAACGCGGGCATCGCCCCGGGCAGCGTCGTGTCGGTCCGCCGCGCGGACGGCGGCGGCACCGCCGAGGTCACCGGTGAGCTCGGCGCGGTCCAGGTGCCGATGTCGGTGCTCCACGCCGTCCTGGCCCAGGCCAAGTGA
- a CDS encoding acetoin utilization protein AcuC: MQPAVVWDPALLGYDLGGEHPFNPVRLDLTVRLATELGVLDGVELLVPEPADDTELHRIHSAEYLAAVKLAPAVGWEVGHGLGTADNPVFSDMHDASALVVGSTLLGARKIADGDARRAVNIAGGLHHAMRDHAAGFCVYNDCAVAISWLLDHGFDRIAYIDTDVHHGDGVQAAFYDDPRVLTVSLHQHPFTLWPGTGYSGETGSGEAEGTAVNVPLPPGTRDAGWLRAFHAVVPSLLAVFRPQILVTQCGVDSHEEDPLADLALSVDGHRTIYATLRDLAERHADGRWLAVGGGGYQLIRVVPRSWTHLMATVLDRDVKPETPLPPNWVSTVLRAAPSAELPPEMTDGRDTTFRSWGDGVDDPVDVAIRDTRRALFPLHGLDPDDPRD, translated from the coding sequence ATGCAGCCCGCCGTTGTCTGGGATCCCGCACTGCTCGGTTACGACCTCGGCGGTGAGCACCCGTTCAACCCGGTCCGGCTCGACCTGACCGTGCGGCTCGCCACCGAACTGGGTGTCCTCGACGGGGTGGAGCTGCTCGTGCCCGAGCCCGCCGACGACACCGAGTTGCACCGCATCCACTCCGCGGAATACCTGGCGGCGGTCAAGCTCGCCCCGGCCGTGGGCTGGGAGGTCGGCCACGGCCTCGGCACCGCCGACAACCCGGTGTTCAGCGACATGCACGACGCCTCCGCGCTGGTGGTGGGCTCCACACTGCTGGGCGCCCGCAAGATCGCCGACGGCGACGCGCGCCGCGCCGTGAACATCGCGGGCGGGCTCCACCACGCGATGCGCGACCACGCCGCCGGGTTCTGCGTCTACAACGACTGCGCGGTCGCCATCTCCTGGCTGCTCGACCACGGCTTCGACCGCATCGCCTACATCGACACCGACGTCCATCACGGCGACGGTGTGCAGGCCGCGTTCTACGACGACCCCCGCGTGCTGACCGTCTCGCTGCACCAGCACCCGTTCACCCTGTGGCCCGGTACCGGGTACAGCGGCGAGACCGGTTCCGGCGAGGCCGAGGGGACGGCGGTGAACGTCCCGCTGCCGCCCGGCACCCGTGACGCGGGCTGGCTGCGGGCCTTCCACGCGGTCGTGCCGTCGCTGCTGGCCGTGTTCCGCCCGCAGATCCTGGTCACGCAGTGCGGCGTCGATTCGCACGAGGAGGACCCGCTGGCCGACCTGGCGTTGTCGGTCGACGGGCACCGCACGATTTACGCCACTCTGCGTGACCTCGCCGAGCGGCACGCGGACGGCCGCTGGCTCGCCGTGGGCGGCGGCGGATACCAGTTGATCCGGGTCGTGCCGCGGTCGTGGACCCACCTGATGGCCACGGTGCTCGACCGCGACGTCAAGCCCGAGACGCCACTGCCGCCGAACTGGGTCAGCACGGTCCTGCGGGCCGCGCCGAGCGCCGAGCTGCCGCCGGAGATGACCGACGGCCGCGACACGACGTTCCGGTCCTGGGGCGACGGGGTGGACGACCCCGTGGACGTGGCGATCCGGGACACCCGGCGCGCACTGTTCCCGCTGCACGGCCTGGACCCGGACGATCCGAGGGACTGA
- a CDS encoding bifunctional GNAT family N-acetyltransferase/acetate--CoA ligase family protein — protein MSTSDTPGGAQQDEPAGQGRARRATPADGAGPGIRAGSGAGAGVTAGPDSGAGRVSGAGQNPAAGSGSGAGTRPGADANDDAAPAGGAGAGPERGAGPEGSAGPGGGAEEAPGQGDQHGPRGPYDYPRHWEADVLLSDGGTVHLRPIVPSDADALVAFHSRLSERTRYLRYFGAYPRIPQRDLERFSVVDHHDRVAFVVLLGDDIIAVGRYERLGDRPSAEVAFVVDDAHQGRGIGSILLEHLAAAASESGLRRFVAEVLAENASMVRVFRDAGYQVSRAIEEGVLHLEFDIDPTEESLAVARAREQAAEARSVYNLLHPGSVAVIGASADPTKVGYSVLSNLLAADFAGTVYPVNPEHRSVRGVRAYPSVVDIPDPVDLAVVAVPADQVESVLDGALAKGVKTLLIVTAGFAEAGPHGLHAELRLVGEARAHGMRVVGPNALGVLNTDPAVRLNATLAPRLPQRGRAGFFCQSGALGTAILADAEARGLGLSTFVSAGNRADVSGNDLLQYWETDPNTDLVLLYLESFGNPRKFARLARRLGRSKPIVAVKSGRHAVRPQLAATSAEVDESSVQALFEQAGVVRVETLAQLFDTALVFAHQPLPAGPRIGIVGNSSAIGLLAADTARAQGLRLAFDPVDVGPQAGPEDFAAAVREALNNPETDALVAVFVPPVSIPGSTYARALREAAQELDQGKPIVSTFLAAEGVPAELAVPGPDGAPGPGSIPSFPSPERAVNALAKVVRYAAWRQRPQGTLIRPDGIHLEQAEQVVREILAGGDKNVVLEDHDVVRLLGCYGIDVVPFRMVSSADAAVEAAGELGYPVTVKAVDERLRGRPDLAGVRLDLASPDAVRRGYADLSEVSGERDVYVQKMAPKGISCLIGLQDDPSFGSLVSFGLSGLVSTLLGDRAYRAVPLTDVDAATLVREPKSAPLLTGYRGDEPADLAALQDMVLRVAALAEDHPEVRALTLDPVVASPEGAFVANARIVLGPPPARPDTGPRRLRPIDARF, from the coding sequence ATGAGCACCAGCGACACGCCCGGTGGCGCCCAGCAGGACGAGCCCGCCGGCCAGGGCCGGGCCCGGCGTGCCACCCCGGCCGACGGTGCCGGACCGGGGATCCGCGCGGGGAGTGGTGCCGGCGCGGGCGTCACTGCGGGTCCGGACAGCGGCGCGGGCCGGGTGAGCGGCGCGGGCCAGAACCCCGCTGCCGGCTCCGGCAGTGGTGCCGGCACACGACCCGGCGCCGACGCGAACGACGATGCGGCTCCGGCGGGTGGTGCCGGTGCTGGTCCGGAGCGCGGTGCGGGCCCGGAGGGCAGCGCGGGCCCGGGGGGCGGTGCTGAGGAGGCGCCGGGGCAGGGCGACCAGCACGGCCCCCGCGGTCCGTACGACTACCCGCGCCACTGGGAGGCCGACGTGCTGCTCAGTGACGGCGGCACCGTCCACCTGCGCCCCATCGTGCCGAGCGACGCGGACGCCCTGGTTGCCTTCCACTCCAGGCTGTCCGAGCGCACCCGGTACCTGCGGTACTTCGGCGCCTACCCGCGCATCCCGCAGCGGGATCTGGAGCGGTTCTCCGTGGTCGACCACCACGACCGCGTGGCGTTCGTCGTCCTGCTCGGGGACGACATCATCGCCGTGGGGCGGTACGAGCGGCTCGGTGACCGGCCCTCGGCCGAGGTGGCGTTCGTCGTCGACGACGCGCACCAGGGGCGTGGCATCGGGTCGATCCTGCTGGAGCACCTCGCCGCCGCGGCGTCGGAGAGCGGTCTGCGGCGGTTCGTCGCCGAGGTGCTCGCCGAGAACGCTTCGATGGTGCGGGTGTTCCGCGACGCCGGTTACCAGGTCAGCCGCGCCATCGAGGAGGGCGTGCTGCACCTGGAGTTCGACATCGACCCCACCGAGGAATCCCTCGCCGTCGCCCGTGCGCGCGAGCAGGCCGCCGAGGCCCGCAGCGTCTACAACCTCCTCCACCCGGGCTCGGTCGCGGTGATCGGCGCCTCCGCCGATCCCACCAAGGTCGGCTACTCGGTCCTGTCCAACCTGCTCGCCGCCGACTTCGCCGGCACCGTCTACCCGGTCAACCCCGAGCACCGCTCGGTGCGCGGGGTGCGCGCGTATCCGTCCGTGGTGGACATCCCGGATCCGGTGGACCTGGCGGTGGTCGCGGTCCCGGCCGACCAGGTCGAGTCGGTTTTGGACGGTGCGCTGGCCAAGGGGGTCAAGACCCTGCTCATCGTCACCGCCGGGTTCGCCGAGGCCGGTCCGCACGGCCTGCACGCCGAGCTGCGGCTGGTCGGCGAGGCGCGGGCGCACGGCATGCGGGTGGTCGGCCCGAACGCGCTCGGCGTGCTCAACACCGACCCGGCGGTGCGGCTCAACGCGACGCTCGCGCCCCGGCTGCCCCAACGCGGCCGGGCGGGCTTCTTCTGCCAGTCCGGCGCCCTGGGTACCGCGATCCTCGCCGACGCCGAGGCGCGCGGGCTCGGCCTGTCCACGTTCGTCTCGGCCGGCAACCGCGCTGACGTCTCCGGCAACGACCTGCTCCAGTACTGGGAGACCGACCCGAACACCGATCTCGTGCTGCTCTACCTCGAGTCGTTCGGCAACCCGCGCAAGTTCGCCCGTCTCGCACGGCGGCTGGGCCGCAGCAAACCGATCGTCGCGGTGAAGTCCGGGCGGCACGCCGTCCGGCCGCAACTGGCCGCGACCTCCGCGGAGGTCGACGAGTCGAGCGTGCAGGCGCTGTTCGAGCAGGCCGGCGTGGTGCGGGTGGAGACGCTGGCGCAGCTGTTCGACACCGCGCTGGTGTTCGCGCACCAGCCGTTGCCCGCCGGTCCGCGGATCGGGATCGTGGGCAACTCCAGCGCGATCGGGCTGCTCGCCGCCGACACGGCCCGCGCGCAGGGGCTGCGGCTCGCCTTCGACCCGGTCGACGTCGGACCGCAGGCCGGCCCGGAGGACTTCGCCGCCGCGGTGCGCGAGGCGCTGAACAACCCGGAGACCGACGCGCTGGTGGCGGTGTTCGTGCCGCCGGTGTCGATCCCGGGCAGCACCTACGCGCGCGCCTTGCGCGAGGCGGCGCAGGAGCTGGACCAGGGCAAACCGATCGTTTCGACGTTCCTGGCCGCGGAGGGCGTGCCCGCCGAGCTGGCCGTCCCCGGTCCCGACGGCGCCCCCGGTCCCGGGTCGATCCCGTCGTTCCCCAGCCCGGAACGGGCGGTGAACGCGCTGGCGAAGGTCGTGCGGTACGCGGCGTGGCGGCAGCGGCCGCAGGGCACCCTCATCCGCCCGGACGGGATCCACCTGGAGCAGGCCGAGCAGGTGGTGCGGGAGATCCTGGCCGGCGGGGACAAGAACGTCGTGCTCGAGGACCACGACGTCGTGCGGCTGCTCGGGTGCTACGGCATCGACGTGGTGCCCTTCCGGATGGTGTCCAGCGCGGACGCCGCCGTCGAGGCGGCCGGGGAGCTCGGCTACCCGGTGACGGTCAAGGCCGTGGACGAGCGGTTGCGCGGCAGGCCGGATCTCGCGGGCGTGCGACTGGATCTGGCGTCGCCGGACGCGGTGCGGCGCGGGTACGCGGACCTGAGCGAGGTGTCCGGGGAGCGGGACGTCTACGTGCAGAAGATGGCGCCGAAGGGCATCTCCTGCCTCATCGGGCTGCAGGACGACCCGTCGTTCGGCAGTCTGGTGTCCTTCGGGTTGTCGGGGCTGGTGAGCACGCTGCTGGGGGACCGGGCCTACCGGGCGGTGCCGCTGACCGACGTGGACGCCGCGACACTCGTCCGCGAGCCGAAGAGCGCGCCGCTGCTGACCGGTTACCGCGGTGACGAACCGGCGGACCTGGCGGCGCTGCAGGACATGGTGCTGCGGGTGGCGGCGCTGGCGGAGGACCACCCGGAGGTGCGGGCGCTGACGCTGGACCCGGTGGTCGCCTCCCCGGAGGGTGCGTTCGTGGCCAACGCGCGCATCGTGCTCGGCCCGCCGCCCGCTCGCCCGGACACCGGTCCGCGGCGGCTGCGACCGATCGACGCACGGTTCTGA
- a CDS encoding long-chain-fatty-acid--CoA ligase: MTVTELLLARAADDRPGLLFEGSSWTWREHVQQCAEHAAVLRALLTGPRKHVGILADNVPSFSFLLGGCAFAGAVLVGLNPGRRGAALERDIRLADCELVLTEGRHARLLDGLDVPVLDLDGPEWAGLLAAHAGAASNPAPASGDDLLMLIFTSGTSGDPKAVRCTHDKIAVPGRMLAARFGLSSSDRVYVSMPMFHSNAIMAGWSVALAAGAAPALRRRFSASGFLPDVRRFGATYANYVGKPLSYVLATPPLPGDADNPLRIVYGNEGAEADLAAFARRFGCQVVDAFGSTEGGIGFARTADTPAGSLGRLPEGVAILHPDTGAVCPPGVVGELVNTSGPGAFAGYYRNPGADAERMRDGRYHTGDLAYLDENGFCYFAGRLGDWLRVDGENLGTAPIERILLRHTAIAEAAVYAVPDSAVGDQVMAALVLSDPLDPAAFGAFLAAQPDLGPKQLPRFVRIVPELPRTSTYKVVKRRLAAEGVRCTGPIWFRPHQDCAYQVHQPGTA; this comes from the coding sequence ATGACCGTCACCGAACTGCTGCTGGCGCGCGCCGCCGACGACCGGCCCGGCCTGCTGTTCGAGGGCTCGTCGTGGACCTGGCGCGAGCACGTGCAGCAGTGCGCGGAGCACGCCGCGGTGTTGCGTGCGCTGCTCACCGGGCCGCGGAAGCACGTGGGAATCCTGGCGGACAACGTGCCGTCGTTCTCGTTCCTGCTCGGCGGCTGCGCGTTCGCGGGTGCGGTGCTGGTGGGGCTGAACCCGGGGCGCCGGGGCGCGGCCCTGGAGCGGGACATCCGGCTCGCGGACTGCGAGCTGGTGCTCACCGAGGGACGGCACGCCCGGCTGCTGGACGGGCTGGACGTGCCGGTGCTGGACCTCGACGGTCCGGAATGGGCCGGGTTGCTGGCCGCACACGCGGGCGCGGCCAGCAACCCGGCGCCCGCCTCCGGCGACGACCTGCTGATGCTGATCTTCACGTCCGGCACGAGCGGTGATCCGAAGGCCGTGCGGTGCACGCACGACAAGATCGCCGTCCCCGGGCGGATGCTCGCCGCCCGGTTCGGACTGTCCTCATCGGACCGCGTGTACGTCTCGATGCCGATGTTCCACTCGAACGCGATCATGGCCGGCTGGTCGGTGGCCCTGGCCGCCGGGGCGGCGCCGGCCCTGCGGCGCCGGTTCTCGGCGTCCGGGTTCCTGCCCGACGTGCGGCGGTTCGGCGCCACCTACGCGAACTACGTGGGCAAGCCGTTGTCGTACGTGCTGGCGACACCCCCGCTGCCCGGCGACGCGGACAACCCGCTGCGGATCGTGTACGGCAACGAGGGTGCGGAGGCGGATCTGGCCGCGTTCGCGCGCCGGTTCGGCTGCCAGGTGGTGGACGCGTTCGGATCGACCGAGGGCGGCATCGGTTTCGCCCGCACCGCGGACACGCCAGCCGGCTCGCTGGGACGGCTGCCGGAGGGGGTCGCGATCCTGCACCCGGACACGGGCGCGGTGTGCCCGCCGGGGGTGGTGGGCGAGCTGGTGAACACCAGCGGGCCCGGCGCGTTCGCCGGGTACTACCGCAACCCAGGCGCCGACGCCGAGCGGATGCGCGACGGCCGCTACCACACCGGCGACCTCGCCTACCTCGACGAGAACGGGTTCTGCTACTTCGCGGGCCGGCTGGGCGACTGGTTGCGTGTGGACGGCGAGAACCTGGGCACCGCGCCGATCGAGCGGATCCTGCTCCGCCACACGGCGATAGCGGAGGCCGCGGTGTACGCCGTCCCCGATTCCGCGGTGGGCGATCAGGTGATGGCCGCGCTGGTGCTGTCGGATCCGCTGGACCCCGCCGCGTTCGGCGCGTTCCTCGCGGCGCAACCGGACCTGGGCCCCAAGCAGCTGCCGCGGTTCGTGCGGATCGTCCCGGAACTCCCCCGCACCTCGACGTACAAGGTGGTGAAACGGCGCCTGGCGGCGGAGGGGGTGCGCTGCACCGGCCCGATCTGGTTCCGCCCGCACCAGGACTGTGCCTACCAGGTCCACCAGCCCGGCACCGCATAG